A window of the Chitinispirillales bacterium ANBcel5 genome harbors these coding sequences:
- a CDS encoding AsnC family transcriptional regulator — translation MQPIDRSILDLLQHQFPVSVTPFLEIAKKLGMREQELISRIQQLKNDGIVRQISPIFDSTKLGYQSTLAAFKVASGSIDNVAARLNQNPGVSHNYLRNGCFNIWFTLTLPQKYNLRDQVAFLASESGVCEWLYLPSLRTFTIDFRLQMNDDFKSKRFTEPILPASNSRASSVEIDRAFVRELQKDLPLVSHPFLAASQKLKMSEPQIVEKLKTYTETGVVRRVAAILRPVQAGFSSNVMVAWAPAEDKIGALGTFAASLPQVSHCYQRLKSKLWPYSVYTMIHGSREDECRDVISKINRKFGSIRYNELVTLREFKKIRVRYF, via the coding sequence ATGCAACCCATAGACAGATCCATTCTTGATTTACTACAACACCAATTTCCTGTTTCTGTTACCCCGTTTCTTGAAATAGCAAAGAAGCTGGGTATGCGGGAACAGGAGCTCATATCAAGAATCCAACAGCTTAAAAATGATGGGATAGTTCGTCAGATTAGCCCCATCTTTGATTCAACAAAGTTGGGATATCAAAGCACACTTGCTGCTTTTAAAGTGGCGTCCGGTTCAATTGATAACGTCGCAGCACGTCTCAATCAAAACCCGGGAGTGAGTCATAACTATCTCAGAAATGGCTGCTTCAATATCTGGTTTACTCTCACACTTCCTCAAAAGTATAACCTTAGAGATCAGGTCGCATTTCTGGCCTCAGAGTCGGGAGTCTGTGAATGGCTCTATTTACCTTCCCTTCGTACTTTTACCATCGATTTCAGACTTCAAATGAATGATGACTTTAAATCAAAGCGTTTTACTGAGCCAATCCTTCCTGCTTCCAATAGCAGGGCTTCCTCTGTTGAAATTGACAGAGCTTTTGTCCGGGAGCTTCAGAAAGACTTACCTCTTGTTTCTCATCCCTTCCTTGCGGCTTCTCAAAAGCTAAAAATGAGCGAACCGCAGATTGTGGAAAAACTAAAAACTTATACAGAAACGGGAGTGGTTCGAAGGGTTGCTGCAATACTCCGTCCGGTTCAGGCCGGTTTCAGCTCAAATGTGATGGTTGCCTGGGCCCCGGCTGAGGACAAAATAGGAGCACTGGGTACATTCGCTGCTTCTTTGCCTCAGGTAAGTCACTGTTATCAACGCCTTAAATCCAAGCTCTGGCCATACTCTGTATACACGATGATTCATGGAAGTCGTGAGGATGAATGTCGTGATGTTATTTCAAAGATAAACAGAAAATTTGGAAGTATCAGATATAACGAGTTGGTAACTCTTAGAGAATTTAAAAAAATCAGAGTTAGGTACTTTTAA